From a single bacterium genomic region:
- a CDS encoding HPF/RaiA family ribosome-associated protein — MINSDSSVNVDERVQEYVTDTTHNALARFETNITTLKVHLSDEANKKSHRIFKCNLEARLEHMKPTAVSAESDNLDAAIDDALVKLTHHLDRALGKIKSH, encoded by the coding sequence ATGATCAATTCCGATAGCAGTGTTAATGTTGATGAAAGAGTTCAAGAGTATGTAACCGACACAACCCATAATGCTCTTGCCCGCTTTGAGACCAACATCACCACGCTGAAAGTACACCTGAGTGATGAAGCCAATAAAAAGAGTCACCGTATCTTTAAGTGTAACCTAGAAGCACGTTTAGAACACATGAAACCCACCGCTGTTAGTGCTGAGTCTGATAATCTGGATGCCGCTATCGATGATGCCCTGGTTAAATTAACCCATCACCTTGATCGGGCTTTAGGGAAAATAAAGTCACATTGA